GCGATTACGTCTTCTCGGACAAGATCAATCACGCCTCCATCGTCGACGGGTGTTTGATGTCCGGCGCGGAATTCCGCCGTTTCAAACACAACGACATGGTTCACCTGGAGGGATTGCTCAAGAACGCGCCGCCCGAAGTGTCCAAACTCATCATCGCTGATTCGGTCTTCAGCATGGACGGCGACATCATCGACCTGCCCAGGATCGTGGAACTCAGCCGCAAATACAACGCATGGCTGATGATCGACGAAGCGCACTCCATCGGGGTGCTCGGCAAGACCGGGCGCGGCATCGAAGAGCACTTCGGCATGGACGAAGTCATCGATATCAAGATGGGCACGCTCAGCAAGACCATCCCTTCGGTGGGCGGATACGTGGCCGGAAAAAAGGAATTGATCGACTTCCTGCGCCACGGAAGCCGCGCCTACATCTTCTCTGCGGCTCTGCCCCCGGCTCAAGCCGCCGCCGCAAACGAAGCCTTTAAAGTCATCCTCGACGAACCCGAACGGATCGAACGCCTGAACGCCAACACCAAACAATTCATCGGCGGGTTGAAAAGCATGGGGTTCAACACCCTGCTGACCGAGACCGCCATTGTCCCCGTGCTGTGCGGCACGGACGAAAAAGCATTCGAACTGACCAAGCGCTGTCAGGAAAACGACATTTTCGTCCTTCCCGTCGTCTCGCCAGCCGTGCAGGAAGGCATGTCGCGCTTACGGGCGACAGTCACTGCCGCGCACGATCCCGCCGACATTGAACACGCGATGGAAGTGATCTATCAGGCGGGCAAAGAGATGGGGATGGTGAAATAAGAGAGTTTGATGAATTAGAGATTGAAAATCGCTCATTGATGGAAATGGGCGATTTTTTTCGGCGAAATACAGACTCACCAGGCAGGCGGGTTCAGTATCTGGTTTCGGGTGGAGATTGCCAGCGGGGCCTGGTGCGATGGGCATTGTCTGGGCGGCGAGGCAGGTTTGAGCGGGGTTGGAGGCGCTTATCGAAGGGCATCCTGATAGAGATTGAAAGCAAATTTAAAACGATTTTCTAATAAAGCCCGTTTACAATGCCGTCCTGATGCATAAGGAGTAATATCATGAAATGGCAATGGAAGTTGGGAACCTTCGCAGGTATTGATGTATTCATCCATGCGACCTTTCTTTTGTTGATCGGTTGGGTTGGATTTAGTCATTGGCTGGAAAATAACAATTGGCTGGATGTATTGAGCGGCATCGGGTTTATACTCGTGCTCTTTCTTTGTGTGCTATTGCACGAGTATGGGCACGCACTCACCGCCCGTAAATATGGAATCAAAACACGCGACATTACCCTCTATCCCATAGGCGGCGTGGCGCGTTTGGAACGAATGCCCGAAAAACCGATCGAGGAATTGTGGGTTGCCCTGATGGGACCGGCGGTGAATGTGGTCATAGCGGCGGGATTGTTCGCGCTTCTTTTCCTGACCGGCGGCTTGGTGCCGCTGACCGAGCTTGGGGTGGCCTCGGGAAGTTTTCTTGAACGGGTGATGGTGGTGAATATTTCACTTGTTCTGTTCAATCTCATTCCCGCCTTCCCCATGGACGGCGGACGCGTGCTGCGGGCTTTGCTTGCCATGCGCATGGATTACGTCCGCGCAACGCAGGTGGCGGCCTCCATCGGGCAGGGATTGGCTCTCGTATTTGGGTTCGTCGGTTTATTTTCGAACCCCTTCCTGCTCTTTATCGCTTTCTTCGTATGGATCGGCGCATCGCAGGAAGCCAGCGCGGTCCAGATGAAGAACGTCATAAGCGGCATCCCTGTGGGGCGAGCCATGCTGACCGATTACAAGAGTCTCTCGCCGCGCGACTCATTATCACGCATGGCGCAGTTGATCCTGGCGGGTTCCCAGCACGACTTCCCAGTCATTGACGATGACGGACGCATCCTGGGTGTGGTCACACGCGATGATTTCCTGGCTGCCCTCACCCAACACGGGCAAAACATTGCCGTCTCGGCGGTGATGCGAAGCAATCCACCGGAAGTGGACTCTTACGACATGGTCGAAATGGCATTGATGAAGATCCAGGAATCGGGCTTTCCATCCCTGCCTGTCACCCACTCAGGCCAGTTGGTGGGCATCGTTACTGCCGAGAACATCACCGAATATTTGATGATCCGAACCGCTTTGCAATCCTCGCGGATCCCCGTCACACCCTGATCGCACCAGACGGTTTAGATAAGAGGTTTCTAAACCACGAAATAATATTTTTCTGTATACTCTCAGCACTCCGATGGGGAGTAGCCGCCCAAATATGGGTAGCACAGTCGTCAATACGTGGCGCGATGCGCCTCCGGCTGTTCTGAAAAGGCAAGACCATCGTCAATGTCTTGACGATGGTCTTTTTATTTATCAATCGAGGTAACGAATGTCAGACACAATCGAATCGACGATACTTTCCACCTTGCAAACCATCTTCGACCAGTTCGGCTGGGCGGGCGTTTTCGCGTTGATGACGTTCGAGAACGCCACCGGCATCACTCCCAGCGAGATCATCCTCGCCTTTGCGGGGTGGATGTTGATCGAACGGCACGGTATTTCGCCAACGTTCATCCCTATCGCTGGAATTTACGCCGGGTTGGGCAGCGCCCTGGGAGCCTCCATCGCTTATTGGGTGGCGCGCCTCGGCGGCAGGCCGGTCGTGGACCGCTTCGCCCGCTATCTGAACATCGAACCCGAACTCATAAATAAATCGGAAGATCAGATGCACCGCTGGGGTCCGGGGTTGGTATTGATCGGACGCTGCATACCGGGCATTCGCACATTGATCAGCATCCCCGCCGGGCTGGCGAAGATCCCGTTCGTCAAATTCTTCGCTGCCACTTTCATCGGCGCGTATGTTTGGTGTACACTATTCATAGGGGCGGGCTACATCCTCGGGCACGAGTGGATGCTGATCAGCCATTACATCAAGACACACCTCCCGCTGGTCTTTTCCCTCGGCATCCTTGCCATGCTTGCCTTTCTGGCATATCACTTCCGCAATAGGATAAAATCGTTGAGATGGTTCGCAATACTCAGGAACGTGAAATTCAACCAATGAACTGGCACACAATAGAAATCGAACAGGCATTAAACGAAACCGGCTCTTCCCGGGACTCAGGCTTGACCGTGGAAGAGGCGCAGAGACGCTTCTCCCAATACGGCGCGAATGAACTCATCGAGCGCGGCGGGCGGACACCCCTGAAAATCCTCTGGGAGCAAATCACCGCCACGATGGTCCTGATCCTCATCGCGGCGGCGGTCGCGGCAGGTATGCTCGGCGACACGAAAAATACCATCGCCATCATTTCGATCGTCGCGTTATACGCCTTGCTCGGTTTTATCCAGGAATACCGCGCCGAGCAGGCCATCGCCGCGCTCAAGAAAATGTCCGTGCCGAATGTGCGCGTGCTGCGGGACGGCAAATTAAACGAACTTTCGGCGCGCGACCTTGTGTCCGGCGACGTGATTCAACTCGAGACCGGCAACATCATTCCAGCCGATCTGCGCCTGCTCGAAGCGGTCAATCTGCGCATCCAGGAAGCCGCGCTGACAGGCGAATCGGAGGCGATCGAAAAACATACCGCCGCCATCTCCGCGGAAGACCTTCCTCTCGGCGACCGTCGCAACATGGCATATATGGGCACCATCATCACACAAGGGCGCGGGCTGGCGCTCGTCGTTGCAACGGGGATGAAAACCGAACTCGGCAAGATCGCGGACATGATCCAATCTGTAAAGCAGGAGCAAACGCCGCTTCAACGCCGGCTCGACGCGCTTGGTAAAACCCTTGCCCTCATCGGGTTGGGTATCGCAGTTTTGATCTTCATCCTCGGCATCCTGCGCGGCGACGAACTGCGCCACATGCTGCTCACCGCTGTCAGCGTTGCGGTCGCCATCGTACCCGAAGGCCTGCCCGCTGTCGTAACCATCACCCTCGCGCTCGGCGCACAACGGATGCTTACAAGGCAGGCATTGATTCGCAGGCTTCCCGCCGTCGAAACGCTCGGCTCGGTCACGGTCATTTGTTCCGATAAAACCGGCACGCTGACGGAGAATCGAATGACCGTGGTCGTGTTGGATGTTGCGGAACATGCCATCGATCTGACCGGGGATGTGGCCCGCGACGGTTCGCTTCACGCCACCCGCAGGCTGGGTTCGCCGGTCCAATCCTCCCTCTCGCTGACGATGATCGGCGGCGCATTGTGCAACGACGCCAGATTGATCGACGAAGGCGATGACCGCTTTCGCACCATGGGCGACCCGACCGAAGGCGCACTCGTTGTTGCTGCGGCAAAGATGGGATATTGGAAATCCTCGCTTGATTCTTCCTTCCCGCGCGCGGCGGAACTTCCCTTCGACTCGGAACGCAAGCGCATGACCACCGTTCATCATCTCGGTCAATACGACCCCACCGTGCTCTCCGGACTGGACATCGGCGACAAGCGTTACATCGCGTTCATCAAAGGCGGCGTGGACGGCCTGCTCGATATCACGAGCCACGTCTGGGCGAACGGCGAATCTCTTCCGTTGGATGATAACTGGAAGTCCAGGATCGAAGCGGCAAATGAGCGTCTCGCCAGGAAAGGGATGCGCGTCCTCGGCGTTGGATTCCGTTTGATGAATTCCATCCCTGAGATCATTCAAACCGACCTGGAACAGAATATCACCTTCGTCGGTCTGTTCGGCATGATCGATCCGCCGCGCTCCGAAGTGCAGGCTGCGGTGGCGGTTGCAAAGGCCGCGGGAATCCGCCCAATCATGATCACCGGCGACCATCCGTTGACCGCCATCGAAATTGCGCGGCAATTGGGCATCGTTTCCGCTCCCGCCGCCGTCCCCGGCGGCGGGGACTCCGCCGGGAGTATTAAGGCATTGACCGGGGTCGAACTCGAAAACCTGACGCCCGATGAATTGAAAAATGTCGTCGATGAAGTGAGCGTGTTTGCGCGTGTTGCCCCCGAACATAAATTACGGATCGTGCAAGCCTTGCAGGAGAAGGGTCACATCGTTTCGATGACCGGCGACGGAGTCAACGATGCGCCTGCCCTGCGCAAAGCGGATATCGGCGTGGCGATGGGCATCACCGGCACGGATGTGTCGAAAGAAGCGTCTGACCTCGTATTGCTCGACGATAACTTTGCGACCATCGTTGCGGCAGTCAAAGAAGGGCGCACGATCTACGACAACATCCGCAAGTTCGTGCGCTTCAGCGTGGCAGGCAACATCGGCAAGGTTTTGGTCATGCTGCTCGCTCCGTTTTTAGGAAAGCCGTTGCCGTTGCTTCCATTGCAGTTGTTATGGCTGAATCTATTGACCGACGGCTTGCTCGGTTTGGGCATGGGAGTGGAAAACCCTGAAACGGATACGATGAAGCGCAAACCCTACTCCCCCACCGAGGGCGTATTCTCGCGCGGCGCAGGGTTTCAAACGATCTGGGTCGGCATGATGATCGGCGGGCTCGCGCTCGGGCTGGGAGCATGGTACTTCTTCACTGGTCGCCCCGAATGGCAGACGATGATCTTCACCTCGCTGGCATTCATGCAGATCTTTCAGGCATTCGCCGCACGGTCGGATAAAGAATCTTTATTCGAGATCGGTATATGGAGCAATCCTGTTCTTGCGGGCATGGCGCTATTGGTTTTTGCCTTACAGATGATGGTGATCTACATCCCGGCAATGGCGAATTTCTTCGAAGTCGTCCCGCTCAGTCTCGCTGACCTTGCCATCTCGGCAGCTTCCGGGTTGGTCGTGTTTATCGTGATGGAAGTTAGTGAGAAATTCAGGAAGTAGTTGTGAAAATATAAAAGAACCTGCCTCTTAGTGAAGCAGGTTCTTTTATTAGACTTCTTGCATACGTGCTCCCGCCGCAGTCCCCGCGGCGGGGAAAGTGCCCAGAATGGGTACGCCGCCTTGAGCAAATCAAATCAGTGACTATTGCATGAAATCTCTCTAACCGATAAATCCCTGCCACAATTGATACAAGCCAAATCCCGCTAAAGCGAATGCAGAGATGAGAAGCATGGTGCGATTCAATTTCGGTCCCAATGCCGAGGCACTGCCGAAGATAAAAATGATCAGGGCAAGGGTGGAGATCATGGCAAGATAGAAACCTGAGAGAAACCCGATCCCATAAACGGGGATCTCGCGCCAGCCTTGCACCAAAATGGGGCCCGTCGCAACCATCCAAAAGATATAAGCGCCCGGGCTGAGAACATTGGTCATCGCCGCTTTGAAGATGGTCTGATGATTTGCAGGTTTGGAGGGCGCGATTAACTTGTCATAATCCCGCCAGGATCTGTACGCGCCAAAGGCGAGATATAAAATGAAGAGCCCGCCTAGGATGTATAAGATTCGCTGAACCCAATCCGGTAGTTGGCTGAGGACAAGCACGCTCAACAATATGATGGGACCGTCGCTCAGGAATGGAGCCAATGCGCCGGGCAGGGCGCGCTTCCAGCCGCGGGTGAGGGCTTGGGAAATGAGAAATGCCTGGAATGGTCCGGGTTGGGAGGCCGCGGCGAAGCCGAATCCTATCCCTTGAAGAAGATAAATCCACATGGTTGCTGCAGAGCGTAGGATCAATCGAAAATGAATTTGGTCGGGTTCTCGAAGAAAACCGTCCATGCGATGCACTGGCGCGGGGTGAAAACGAACAAACCGCCTTCGTCCCATTGTGTGGCTTCAGGAGTGTAACCGTCTTCTGCGTATTTATGAAAAGCAGCGACCAAACGTTGTGCGAATTCAGGCGTCGGCTTGGGCGCAGGGACGGTTATTCCTTCAAGGATGATCGCCTTCTGTCCATCTTCAAGATTTACAGTTACATTTGGATTCTCAAAGATGTTGCGGGCATGGCGCGTTTCAGGACTGCCGTCGTAGTAAAGCCTGCCATCGAGATATACTGCCCAACGCGGCACGACATGCGGACGCCCATTTGGACGAACGGAGCACATCCAATAATGTTTGGCGTTAGTCAATTTTTCTTCGACATATTCCCAAGGCACTTCGGAAATGGGGTTATCAACATATCCTTTTGGAAATTTCGGGCGGGTGATCTTTGTCATTGTATCCTCCTATTTTCCCAACGCTTCTTTCACCGCTTCATAGACGTTCACCATGCCAAAGCCATACGCATTGCTGGGACGATCTCCGGTGAAACAGCCAAGCGACGTATTGCCCGTGTAAGGCTCGGCTGTTGTGATAATTAAATTCTCGGTCGCTTCGATATCGCCGATCAATTCAGGTTGGGCGGACCAGATCAACGCCACCACGCCGACGAGGTGCGGTCCCGCCATGGATGTGCCGCTGTTCGAGCCGTATGAATTTTCAGGAAGCGAAGAAAAAACATCCACACCTGGCGCGACGATATCGGGTTTGACCCTTCCCGAACCGTCGGAGGTGACAGGTCCGCGGCTGGAGAAATCGGCAAGGTTTCCGAACCGATCGATCGCGCCGACAGAGAAAACAGAATCATATAAAGATAGCGGGGCATAGACCGTCTCGCAATTCGGTCCGTCGTTGCCGGTGGAGACGACAACGAAGATTCCGGCATGGCGCAGGTTATCCGACGCAACAAGCAGCGCATTCGGATCGCAGCCTTCGATCTCGGGGCAGCCCCAGGAGTTGTTCATCACGTGCGCGGCTTGGGTCGGGTCGCCGTCGGTGAATGGATCGCCGCCGATAGGGAACGGCGCGAGCATGAACTGCATGCAATCGAGATACAAAGCCGGGTTGGCGAGATTGCGGTCGAGATTGGCGCAGCCGATCCACTGCGCTTCGGGAGCCACGCCGATGCCGCCGCTTCCGAGGATCGTACCCATCGTATGCGTGCCGTGCCCGCCTTCGTCGTTCGGCGATGTGGTTCCATCCCACGGGTCGAACCAGTTGTAATCGTCGCTGCCGTTATAACCGCGATATTGTTCCGCCAGCGCGGGATGATTCCCGTCCACGCCCGAATCGGATTGACCGACAACGATCCCTTCGCCGCGTACATTGAACTCATCCCATACGCGATCCGCGCCGATTAATGAGATATTCCATCCAATGTAATCAGAAGGAGGCGCGGACTCAAATCCCGGCGAAGGTAAATCTTCGGGAGCGGCACGCAGGCGCGGGCTGGGGATGACGCGGTCCACTTCGGGGCGGGTCAACAGGAAAAGCCGCACCAAAGTCCCGCCCTGAACCTCCATCGAGTTTTGCAAATAGTATGGCGTATATTCCACGCCCATCGTATCGAAGGCGCTTCGCAGACCTGCCTGTTCGATGTTCGCCGTTTTGACGAGCGTTTCATATGCCGCCGTCCGCCGCGCGTCGAGGTCCGTCATTGAGTCCAGGTTTGAAAGGTCTGCCTGATTCTTGAAGATGACGAACAATCGGTCGCCGTAATTTCCGGGATTGCCAAAGATGAAGAAGACGGCAACAAGACTGATCCACGCGAGAGCCGCTCCCGTCCATCCGATGATGCGCTTCACCCCCGCGCCCGAGCCTGATCCGGCAACATGGAACAAAATCAACGCGACGACGCTTACGCTCCAGCCGATGAGCAAGGCAATGCCAACTGCTTTGCTCGCAAGCTCGGCAATATCGCCGAGAACGAATGTCAACTCGGTGGGGTCGAAAAATGCCAAACCCGCAAACGCGAGAAGACCCGTTCCGAGAGCCGCGGCAGTGCGTGAAGGCAATAATGCCGCGACCCCGAACGCAAAAGCGGGAATTAAAACAACAAGAATTAATTGCCCGCCGTCGTACCCGAATGCAGAGGCGAGTAAAGCCAACAGGGCGCCCGCACCGACGCCATCAAGAAAAACATTTTCGGAGTCTGCCATCCAAACCGCGGCGAGCAGGCCGAAGGACAAGCCAGCCAGTAGACTTAGGAATCCGTCTGCAAACGAGCCCAATGAGCCGAAGATCGCCAGCGGAAAGATCCCCAGGGCGGCGATCAATAAACCAAACGGCGCAGACTGCGGGAGCCATGCCGGTTTATTTTTACCAAAACGAATGACTATTAATGCGGCGACGAAGGCAAGCAGGGTCTGTGCAATCAAGCCAACCTGATCGTTGTTCGCACCGAGGAATCGCAGTGCCAAAGCGGGGAATCCAAACAGCGAAGCGCCGAACATCCCTGCATACCAGCCTTTGAAGCGATCGTCCGTTGTGAAATACCACAAAAGACCGAAAAGCAGGCTCATGAGGACCGCCTGTGACGCCAGACCGATGGCGCCTGCCCGTGCGAGTTGCTGCAAACTAGATGAAACGATTGCGCTTTGTTCCGTCGTCCACAGGATGAAATGATAGATGAACAAACACAACGGCATCGGCAGGACGAACATCAGGAACAACGCCAGCGCGCCGCCGCTCCGGTTTTTCTCTTCATAGACCGGGGTATTTTCGGATTCCGTCATTGTGTGTCTCCTTGTTTTACAACTTCAATACTTGTCTGCGGTTCGGCCTCCTCCCTGTGCGGATGGACATTGAATATCTTGAACGCCCATTGAACGGACGGGCCGATGAGCAATGCAAAGACCGCTGTGCCGATTCCCGCCGGTCCGCCCAGGAACCATCCAAGGATGAAGACCGTGATCTCCACGGATCCGCGCGCCACCCGCAGACTTAACTTCGTCGTGCGATGCAATGCCAGCATCAAACTATCGCGCGGACCCGCTCCCGCATCCACGCCAATGTACACCGCGCTGGCGATGCCTTGCGCCAATACCCCACCCAAGAGCATCGCGCTTTGCAATATCAAATTCTTTTCGACGGATGGAATCAGCCACAAGGCAAGATCCAGCCATGGACCGATGGAAAGGATGTTCCCCAGCGTGCCCCAGCCGACCTTTTCACGCAATGCCAGCGCGCCAATCAGGACCGTAAAGCCGACGATCACGGTGATCGTTCCAACCGTAAGTCCGGTTATTTGTGAAAGCGCCACCTCGAAGACCGACCAGGTCCCCGTGCCGAGGTTTGCGCGGATGGTCAACGCAATGGATAAACCAAAGAGTGCAAAGCCGATTTGAATGACGAGAAAATCACGGATAAAGGTATTCCAGCGAACAGGTTTGATCATGACACTCCTATTAGAGCGTCATCATACCATGCGAGGAGTTTTTCA
This portion of the Anaerolineales bacterium genome encodes:
- a CDS encoding aminotransferase class I/II-fold pyridoxal phosphate-dependent enzyme, with product MDFHSVENNSTRRIAALKQRVDEVRKHGYYFYNQAVEDMLPNAKVRVNGRIMGMYASYSYLGLVGHPRINEAAKRAVDKFGTGTNGVRTLAGTLTIHNELEETIADFKHAEAAVTYSSGYVTNLTTISTMLGRGDYVFSDKINHASIVDGCLMSGAEFRRFKHNDMVHLEGLLKNAPPEVSKLIIADSVFSMDGDIIDLPRIVELSRKYNAWLMIDEAHSIGVLGKTGRGIEEHFGMDEVIDIKMGTLSKTIPSVGGYVAGKKELIDFLRHGSRAYIFSAALPPAQAAAANEAFKVILDEPERIERLNANTKQFIGGLKSMGFNTLLTETAIVPVLCGTDEKAFELTKRCQENDIFVLPVVSPAVQEGMSRLRATVTAAHDPADIEHAMEVIYQAGKEMGMVK
- a CDS encoding pyridoxamine 5'-phosphate oxidase family protein, producing MTKITRPKFPKGYVDNPISEVPWEYVEEKLTNAKHYWMCSVRPNGRPHVVPRWAVYLDGRLYYDGSPETRHARNIFENPNVTVNLEDGQKAIILEGITVPAPKPTPEFAQRLVAAFHKYAEDGYTPEATQWDEGGLFVFTPRQCIAWTVFFENPTKFIFD
- a CDS encoding S8 family serine peptidase, whose translation is MTESENTPVYEEKNRSGGALALFLMFVLPMPLCLFIYHFILWTTEQSAIVSSSLQQLARAGAIGLASQAVLMSLLFGLLWYFTTDDRFKGWYAGMFGASLFGFPALALRFLGANNDQVGLIAQTLLAFVAALIVIRFGKNKPAWLPQSAPFGLLIAALGIFPLAIFGSLGSFADGFLSLLAGLSFGLLAAVWMADSENVFLDGVGAGALLALLASAFGYDGGQLILVVLIPAFAFGVAALLPSRTAAALGTGLLAFAGLAFFDPTELTFVLGDIAELASKAVGIALLIGWSVSVVALILFHVAGSGSGAGVKRIIGWTGAALAWISLVAVFFIFGNPGNYGDRLFVIFKNQADLSNLDSMTDLDARRTAAYETLVKTANIEQAGLRSAFDTMGVEYTPYYLQNSMEVQGGTLVRLFLLTRPEVDRVIPSPRLRAAPEDLPSPGFESAPPSDYIGWNISLIGADRVWDEFNVRGEGIVVGQSDSGVDGNHPALAEQYRGYNGSDDYNWFDPWDGTTSPNDEGGHGTHTMGTILGSGGIGVAPEAQWIGCANLDRNLANPALYLDCMQFMLAPFPIGGDPFTDGDPTQAAHVMNNSWGCPEIEGCDPNALLVASDNLRHAGIFVVVSTGNDGPNCETVYAPLSLYDSVFSVGAIDRFGNLADFSSRGPVTSDGSGRVKPDIVAPGVDVFSSLPENSYGSNSGTSMAGPHLVGVVALIWSAQPELIGDIEATENLIITTAEPYTGNTSLGCFTGDRPSNAYGFGMVNVYEAVKEALGK
- a CDS encoding cation-translocating P-type ATPase codes for the protein MNWHTIEIEQALNETGSSRDSGLTVEEAQRRFSQYGANELIERGGRTPLKILWEQITATMVLILIAAAVAAGMLGDTKNTIAIISIVALYALLGFIQEYRAEQAIAALKKMSVPNVRVLRDGKLNELSARDLVSGDVIQLETGNIIPADLRLLEAVNLRIQEAALTGESEAIEKHTAAISAEDLPLGDRRNMAYMGTIITQGRGLALVVATGMKTELGKIADMIQSVKQEQTPLQRRLDALGKTLALIGLGIAVLIFILGILRGDELRHMLLTAVSVAVAIVPEGLPAVVTITLALGAQRMLTRQALIRRLPAVETLGSVTVICSDKTGTLTENRMTVVVLDVAEHAIDLTGDVARDGSLHATRRLGSPVQSSLSLTMIGGALCNDARLIDEGDDRFRTMGDPTEGALVVAAAKMGYWKSSLDSSFPRAAELPFDSERKRMTTVHHLGQYDPTVLSGLDIGDKRYIAFIKGGVDGLLDITSHVWANGESLPLDDNWKSRIEAANERLARKGMRVLGVGFRLMNSIPEIIQTDLEQNITFVGLFGMIDPPRSEVQAAVAVAKAAGIRPIMITGDHPLTAIEIARQLGIVSAPAAVPGGGDSAGSIKALTGVELENLTPDELKNVVDEVSVFARVAPEHKLRIVQALQEKGHIVSMTGDGVNDAPALRKADIGVAMGITGTDVSKEASDLVLLDDNFATIVAAVKEGRTIYDNIRKFVRFSVAGNIGKVLVMLLAPFLGKPLPLLPLQLLWLNLLTDGLLGLGMGVENPETDTMKRKPYSPTEGVFSRGAGFQTIWVGMMIGGLALGLGAWYFFTGRPEWQTMIFTSLAFMQIFQAFAARSDKESLFEIGIWSNPVLAGMALLVFALQMMVIYIPAMANFFEVVPLSLADLAISAASGLVVFIVMEVSEKFRK
- a CDS encoding LysE family transporter, whose translation is MWIYLLQGIGFGFAAASQPGPFQAFLISQALTRGWKRALPGALAPFLSDGPIILLSVLVLSQLPDWVQRILYILGGLFILYLAFGAYRSWRDYDKLIAPSKPANHQTIFKAAMTNVLSPGAYIFWMVATGPILVQGWREIPVYGIGFLSGFYLAMISTLALIIFIFGSASALGPKLNRTMLLISAFALAGFGLYQLWQGFIG
- a CDS encoding DedA family protein; this translates as MSDTIESTILSTLQTIFDQFGWAGVFALMTFENATGITPSEIILAFAGWMLIERHGISPTFIPIAGIYAGLGSALGASIAYWVARLGGRPVVDRFARYLNIEPELINKSEDQMHRWGPGLVLIGRCIPGIRTLISIPAGLAKIPFVKFFAATFIGAYVWCTLFIGAGYILGHEWMLISHYIKTHLPLVFSLGILAMLAFLAYHFRNRIKSLRWFAILRNVKFNQ
- a CDS encoding site-2 protease family protein translates to MKWQWKLGTFAGIDVFIHATFLLLIGWVGFSHWLENNNWLDVLSGIGFILVLFLCVLLHEYGHALTARKYGIKTRDITLYPIGGVARLERMPEKPIEELWVALMGPAVNVVIAAGLFALLFLTGGLVPLTELGVASGSFLERVMVVNISLVLFNLIPAFPMDGGRVLRALLAMRMDYVRATQVAASIGQGLALVFGFVGLFSNPFLLFIAFFVWIGASQEASAVQMKNVISGIPVGRAMLTDYKSLSPRDSLSRMAQLILAGSQHDFPVIDDDGRILGVVTRDDFLAALTQHGQNIAVSAVMRSNPPEVDSYDMVEMALMKIQESGFPSLPVTHSGQLVGIVTAENITEYLMIRTALQSSRIPVTP